DNA sequence from the Janibacter sp. CX7 genome:
CCGGCGACGTCGAGCACCTGCACCGTGTCGCCCTTCTCCGCGACCTCTCCCGAGACGATCGCGGGCACCGGTCGCGGCACGTCGGTGACGTGGGCGGCGACGTCGGCGCCGTCGGCGGCTGCGACCCCGAGGGTGAGGGACTTCCCCTTCGCCGTGAGGGTCAGGCCGGTGCCGTCACCGGCCTTCTCGTCCTCCCACGTGCTCTGGCTGCCCACGGGCAGCGGGCGGCCGGCGACGGACAGGTCGGTGACGGTGACCGTGCCGCGCACACTGCTGCCGGTGACGCCCGAGGTCCCGACCCGGATGCCGGCGAGGCGGCAGCCCGCCGAGCAGAAGAGCGGGGAGTCGACCGTGACCTGGCCCGTGCCCTTGGGCCCGAGGGTCGCGATCTCCGCCGAGCGGGCATCCCCCTCGCGGGTCGTCATGTCGAGCAGGAGCGTCGGGGGTTCGGCGTCGCCGAGCCCGCGCAGGTCCCAGGTCACCCGCGCGGTCACGTCGCCGGCCGGCAGCCGGACGGGCTCCTGCTCGGGCAGGGCCAGGGCGTCGACGTCGAGACCGCTCACGGCCTCGGGGTGGGCGACGCGCACGAGCGCCTCGGGGTCGACCGCCATCGTCGCGCCGGCGGTGTCGGCCTTGGGCCGGATGAGGGCCACGGGCGCGGCATCGATGTCGTGCTCGTCGAGGGTGGTCGCGGCGTCGAGGAGCGCCGGCGCGGTGGGCGAGTCCACCGACAGCACGGCAGGGGAGCCGGTCTCCAGCTCGGCGCGGGCGAGCCGGTTGCGATCGGCGACGACGACCGCATTGGCCCCGAAGACGGCGACCGCGGTGGCCACGGTCGTGACGACGAGGACCCGTCGGGCCGCCGGGCGGCGGCCGATGCCGTGCCCGGCGATGGCCGCGGCGACGCGTCCCCGACGCATCGCCGAGGTCGCCCGGCGGGCGGCGAGCCACGGCACGAGGCGGGCGGCGAGCACGCCGACGGCGATGGCGAGCAGGGTCGGGGTGGCGAGGGCGGCCGGCCCGCTGAGCGCGCCGGTCGCGAGCCCGACGACCCCGACGGCAGCGAGGACCACGACGACGATCTCGACGACGGCGGAGCCACCCGCACCGGTCGGCCGCACCGAGCGCAGCAGGTCGTTGACCGGCTCGCGCAGCACGGGTCGCGAGGCGAGGTGCACGGCGAGCACCGACAGCAGCAGCGCCCCGAGCGTCCACGGGACGACCGCGAGCGGGATCTCGAAGGGGATGCCCCCCGGCAGCATGAGCGCCCGCACCCCGAGGGCGAGCAGCATGGCGGCGACGACGCCGAGGGGCAGTCCGAGCAGGACCGGCACGACGAGCTCGCCGAGCAGCAGTCGCCGGGCGCCCGAGCGTGAGCGTCCGCGCAGCCGGGCGAGGGCGACGTCGTGGCGCCGCTGGTCGACGGCGGACTGGGCGACGAGGAAGAGCACGAGCACCGACAGCAGCGCCAGCTGCACCATGACGAAGGGGACGATGACCGCGGTCTGCGAGCGTCCGGTCTCGATGCCGGAGACGATCGTCCCGGCGGAGTCGCTCACGGTGATCTCGGGGTGCTCCTCGCCGAGATCCTCGACGGCGGCCGCAGCACGGGGCAGCGAGTCGAGGGTGGCCTTGGAGGTGTCGAGCGGCAGGTCGACGCTGACGGAGGCAGTCGGCAGTGCGTCGGCGAAGGTCGCGTCGACGGTGAAGAGGTCGTCGAGCCCCGGGAGGTTGTCGAGGTCGGGGTGCGGGACGCCGGACTTGCCGTCCGGCCGGTTGCCCAGCCAGTAGTCGGCGTCCTCGTCGGGCACGGAGTAGATGCCGACGACCTCGAGCGGCACGTCGGGCTCGTCGGGGTCGAAGCGCGAGTACTTCGCCTGCGGGATGAGCAGCTCGGTGCCCTGCCTCCACCCCCAGGCCTTGGCGTCCGCCGCGGAGACGACGACCTCACCGCCCTGCTGCGGGCAGCGCCCCTCGATCTCGACGTGGTCGCACAGGCCGGAGCGGGTGCGCAGCAGGGCCGGCGAGGCCTTGCGGCCCTTCGCCGGGCTGAGGTTGGTCGC
Encoded proteins:
- a CDS encoding FtsX-like permease family protein codes for the protein MWAALRYRRGQVIALVLVSALVTTCAVFAPVFARSIDQGLLRVHLTEADPATTATTMTRPRTSTERTLMPQTLADEVPAGLQAVSGEPITGLRYATNLSPAKGRKASPALLRTRSGLCDHVEIEGRCPQQGGEVVVSAADAKAWGWRQGTELLIPQAKYSRFDPDEPDVPLEVVGIYSVPDEDADYWLGNRPDGKSGVPHPDLDNLPGLDDLFTVDATFADALPTASVSVDLPLDTSKATLDSLPRAAAAVEDLGEEHPEITVSDSAGTIVSGIETGRSQTAVIVPFVMVQLALLSVLVLFLVAQSAVDQRRHDVALARLRGRSRSGARRLLLGELVVPVLLGLPLGVVAAMLLALGVRALMLPGGIPFEIPLAVVPWTLGALLLSVLAVHLASRPVLREPVNDLLRSVRPTGAGGSAVVEIVVVVLAAVGVVGLATGALSGPAALATPTLLAIAVGVLAARLVPWLAARRATSAMRRGRVAAAIAGHGIGRRPAARRVLVVTTVATAVAVFGANAVVVADRNRLARAELETGSPAVLSVDSPTAPALLDAATTLDEHDIDAAPVALIRPKADTAGATMAVDPEALVRVAHPEAVSGLDVDALALPEQEPVRLPAGDVTARVTWDLRGLGDAEPPTLLLDMTTREGDARSAEIATLGPKGTGQVTVDSPLFCSAGCRLAGIRVGTSGVTGSSVRGTVTVTDLSVAGRPLPVGSQSTWEDEKAGDGTGLTLTAKGKSLTLGVAAADGADVAAHVTDVPRPVPAIVSGEVAEKGDTVQVLDVAGGQTDVVAAQHVAALPAATDAGVLVSLRALARVTGELDTTRTDRELWLADASPGTLERAQEVLADEGVAVRSVRTTEQADRVFDQSASGWGLQLALIGGALAVVLAALVLLILAVTGWRATVRDLAALRVSGVAAKDIGRALRTEHLTSVAVGVLLGALCALAGSWIALPALPLFTSRAAVPALDHSPAWVAVLAATVGVAVVLLVVALLLAAGVRRRVTLSAARGEPT